The nucleotide sequence ATGAGCAGAAAATGCAAAGCCTGTTTATATCGGAGCTTTACATGTTGTCAGATTTCCTCACACTCTGTGACAAGTGCAAAAGCCCAACTTCCTTTCCTCAGACCATCCCAGGTGTCTAGGGAGCAGCCAGGCTTGGCCTCCTCAACCTGTTCTGAGACAGGGCTCTGGCTGGGCTTGCTTACCCACCCCTTGACAGCTCAGCTAGTGGGCGACTCCCAGAGGCATCTCCTCGGTCTCTGTTTTGCAGTCTTTGTGCCTCCACCCTGTCACCAGGACTCATGCATCCTCTTGGCTCAGAAGATGAGGTATCTGTGCTCATGGCAGCTCTCCACACTGGGCACATTGTGGGAGCCCTGGTAGCTCCATGGAGTTGGAGTGAGTGTCTCCACTCTGTCAGGCTGAACTCAGTCTGAGTGGTTTCCTGGCTGCCTCTCATGGTCTCTGTAGATTTTTCTCAGTTCAGGTTGATCTGGGTCTGAGCCTATAGCAGCAGGTCCTATGTCCTAGGAACATAGGTTTGTTGGGGGGTCTGGATAGTTTATGGCACTCAGTGGTCTCCCTCTGAGGGAACCTTTAGGCCAGGGCTTGTGGTGCAACCTGAGGCTTATGTTGACCTTCCTTTTCCCAGATAGTGGACACATCAAAGAGGTCATTGTGGCTGCTGAAGCGGAGCCAGGGGAGAGTGAGATGGCAGAGGCTCCCCGCAGCCCTGACCAGGGGCTTGGGCTTGCTGAGGAGGGTGAGCAAGCACAGGTCAAGCTGCTGGTGAATAAGGAAGGCCGCTATGTGTGCATGCTGTGTCACAAGACCTTCAAGACGGTGAGTCCCTGAGGCCAAGGGCTCACTAGGTCCCCTGCCTACTCCTGCCCAGGGAGGTGCCCTGAGTCTTGCTGCCCCTCCCCTGCAGGGCAGCATCCTCAAGGCCCACATGGTCACCCACAGCAGCCGCAAGGACCATGAGTGCAAGCTCTGTGGGGCTTCCTTTCGGACCAAGGGCTCACTCATTCGGCACCATCGGCGGCACACAGGTGAGCGGCATGAGGCCTGAGGTCTGGAGCCACCTTGTCAACTGGTCCTGGGGGTGCTCCACTCCTGGCCTTGTGTCCCCAGCTCCTGGTTCAAGAGGCAGGGGCTCTGTGCTTGCTTTCTCCTCATCACAGTCCATTGTGTGTTGCTTGTTTCCCTTCCCCTATCCCCCCAACTCTGGGGGAGCTGACCCTGTTCTCTTCACAGATGAGCGCCCATATAAGTGTGCCAAGTGTGGCAAGAGCTTCCGGGAGTCAGGTGCACTGACCCGGCACCTCAAGTCTCTCACTCCATGCACGGAAAAACTACGCTTCAGCATGAGCAAGGACGTGGTGGTGGGCAAAGAGGACTTGCCTGCAGGTCAGCATGGTGGGGATGCACTTGGACTCCTTGCACTGGGACTGCTGCTCCCAGGTGCCACCGTGGAGGGTTCTTCAGGGACTCACTCAGCTTTGCCTTAAAGGGTCAGGCACCTCTGCTGTGGGGACAGTCACATCGTCAGTGACAGGAGAGCCCATGGAGACATCACCCGTGATTCATCTAGTGACAGATGCCAAGGGCACTGTCATTCACGAAGTCCATGTCCAGATGCAGGAGCTACCCTTGGGCATGAAAGCCCTGGCTCCAGAGGTAGGGGCTGCTTTGTCTGCTTAGTGCTAGGCTGTGTTTAAGCCTTGGCTCCTGCAGGACCAGGACAGACTTGGGCCTGACCTGGGAGCTCAGTGTGGGTGCAGGGAATaggagaaggcagggaggagTAAGGCAAAAGTGAGCTTGGATCCAGGGCAGGCTAGGCTTCCCCCAGTGAGAACAAAGGCAGCCAGCCTCCAAGTGTGAGAGCAAAGACCTCTGTCCCCTGAGCCTGGCCTGAGTCTGCCCTGTGGGGTAGGTGAGGGTGGGCATTCTGTACTGTGCTGCCTGACCAACATCTGAGCATCCTTCACCTCTCCTGCAGCCCCCAGTCCCTGAGGAGCTTCCCTGTTGCAGTGAGGGCAGCCGAGAGAACCTGCTGCACCAGGCCATGCAGAACTCTGGCATTGTCCTTGAGAGGGTTACTGGGGAGGAGGGTGCCCTGGAGTCAGCCCCACCCTGTGGGTCTAGTCCCCAGCCCCTGGGAGACGGACCCCCAGAACTGCCGTTGCTGGAGGTGGAACAGATGGAGACAGTAGGTGTCTGTGTTGCTGGCATGCTCCTTCCAGGGGCTGGATCCCTGTACTTGGTTACCACACTGGCCTGTGCTGCCACCCTTCCTAGGCTCTATGCATTGCTTTCTACGGTGACTTTGTCCACTGGTCTGTTTACTGCTTTCCCTGGGGCCATGAGGGAGCCTAAGTGGGGGTTGGGAGTAGGGATGGAGTCTTGTATTTGGTACCGCCAGGACACAGCCTGCAGTGGGTGCTGGAAGCCTGCCTGTGTTCCCCTAGCAGGTGGCCAGTGAGGCCTCAGTTGTGCCCAGGATCCACCCATGCCCTCAATGCAGTGAGACATTCCCAACAGCAGCCACCCTGGAGGCCCACAAGAGAGGCCATGCAGGTGGGTGGTGGGAGGGTGGGTAGATCCATGGGCAGTGGGGAGATCTGTAAGTGGCCAGGGTGGCCTCTGCAGGCAGTGGGTGGCTGTGGGTGGTGGGCCTGGCCTGACATGGCACATGGCTCTAGGGCCAAGGCCGTTCCCCTGTACACAGTGCGGCAAGGCTTTCCCCAAAGCTTATCTGCTCAAGAAGCACCAGGAGGTACACGTGCATGAGCGCCGCTTTCGCTGTGGAGACTGTGGGAAGCTTTATAAGACAATTGCCCATGTGCGTGGTCACCGGCGCGTCCACTCAGATGAGCGGCCCTTCCCTTGTCCTCAGTGTGGCAAGCGCTACAAGACCAAGGTGAGCCTCTGCCTCTGGAACCCTGAGTACTTGACTCTACCCTCTGCTCTCCAGCTCAAGGGTCAGCTGTGCCTCTTGTTCTCTGCTccaccctccctcctttccttcattCTGCTCAATCTTGACCCCTCGCTCAGACCTAGAGGTGGGTGGGAGGAGCTGCAGTCTTGTCACTGAGGCCAGACTGGCACGGACTGGGTCTCCACAGAATGCCCAGCAGGTGCACTTTCGGACACATCTGGAGGAGAAGCCACACGTGTGCCAGTTCTGCAATCGAGGTTTCCGGGAGAAGGGCTCACTGGTGCGACATGTGCGGCACCACACAGGCGAGAAACCCTTCAAGTGCTACAAATGCGGTCGAGGCTTTGCCGAGCATGGCACACTCAACCGGCACCTGCGCACCAAAGGTCTGGGTTGCAGGTAGTGGGAGGGGTAGTGAGTTGGCATTTGTCTGGTTCTGACTGAGCTACACTGCCGGCAGGGGGCTGCCTGCTGGAGGTGGAGGAGTTGCTCGTGTCTGAAGAGAGCCCCTCAGCTGCTGCCACTGTGCTCGCAGAGGACCCCCATACTGTGCTGGTGGAGTTCTCGTCCGTGGTAGCCGACACCCAGGAGTACATCATTGAGGTGGGTGTGAGACTAGTGGGGGGAACAGgaccaggccagcctaggctgacCGGTGACTATCTGCTCAGGCCACTGCAGACGATGCAGAGACCAGTGAAGCCACAGAGATCATTGAAGGCACCCAGACAGAGGTGAGGGGCTGGGTGAGGGACCGGAGGGTTGTCTGCTGCCGAGCAGACTCAAGCTGAGCTGCGGTCCCTGCAGGTGGACAGTCACATCATGAAGGTGGTACAGCAGATTGTGCATCAGGCCAGCGCTGGGCACCAGATCATTGTGCAAAACGTCACCATGGACCAGGAGGCCGCACTGGGCCCAGAGGCAGCTGCTGCTGATACCATCACCATCGCCACCCCTGAGAGCCTGACAGAGCAGGTGGCTATGACGCTGGCCTCAGCCATCAGTGAAGGCACAGTGCTGGCAACTCGAACAGGTGCAAATGGCACTGAACAGGCCACTGTGACAATGGTATCATCAGAGGACATTGAGATCCTTGAGCATGGAGGCGAGCTGGTCATTGCCTCACCGGAGGGCCAGCTCGAGGTACAGACAGTCATCGTGTAGTATAGGGGCCTGCAGGGTCTCAGCTGTGCTGGGAcaggggcaggggagaggagCCTTGAgtgcctgcccactgctgcctGGCCTGCAGAGAAGACAGCTGAGAATTTCAGGCGTCCAAAGGAGATGAAGTGTGAATACATAAAAGTTTTTTGTTGCTttacaataaaacataaaaagctGCAGCTTGTGATGTTGGGGCAGTGGCAGCCTCTGGGGCTGACGCCACTGCCTTCACAGGTATCCTCTGGAAGCATCTGCCTGTCTAGGCCACCACCTACTCACACATCTGGCCACCAGCCCAGGGCCTCAGCCAGCCCTGGCGGCGCCTCAGTAGTGCGTGGGTGCCTCTGGCATGTTGACAGGCAGCCTCTTGCTGCTCCTTTATCCAGCTGGAGCTGTGACCCCAGTCTCCCCAGGTCTGccgggggtggggatggggatggTACTTTTCAGTCTCCTAACCTGGGACTGTCATGGGTGTAGGGACTGAGGTTGAGAGACCCCAGGAGCCTTAGGTCAGGTTGAACAGCCTTAGTTTTTTGTCCAGTTGCAAGGACAGGTGTCAGAAGCAGCAGGAGGAGGCTGGTCAGGACTGGGCTAGTATTTTCCCATTAGTCTGCCTGTTTCCCTGAGAGATGCTGCTCAAGGAGGCAGATTCTGGGTGACCTAGTTTCTGGGGAGGTGGAGACAAGGACAAGACCCAGACCATGGGTGTGGCTGCCCCTCTACAGTCCTGAGGTTGTTCTTGGGGACTACCAGGAGCTTCTGCCATGGTTCTGGGATAGGCCTAGGGCACTACAGCTGGTTCAGGGCAGGTCCGCTGCCCTGCCCTCCTGGGTCTCTAAGTGAGAGCATCCACTGGATGGGAGGGGACGGAGCATAGCCCAACCCCTTCCTGAACCAGGGCCTCAAATACCTGTGGGTGCGTTGGCACCAGAGCTGCTGTGGGCCCAAGCCTGGATCCTGGATCTGTACTGGCCTAGGACCCCTGAACCTCTGATACCACCTTGTCCACATCCTAGGTAAGTCTTGGGGCTGGGTTGAGCAAGGGCTGGATGGCAATGGGATGCCCTCCATTTGAGCCTTGGTTCCTCTTTTAGTGGGACACAGTCATGGGCTGAGAGCCCAGAACACTACCCTGGGGGGAGGGGACCTGGAAAATTCAGGGGTAGCATGCGTTTTGGGGTAGGGCAGCACCAGATTGTCGGCACAGCCAGGATGAGACACGACTATGGTGAGGGCGTGTTTACTCGCGGGTTGCACCTGTGCCCCCCAGGCTGTCGTGTCTGCCATGGGCGGGCCCCGGGCCCTGTTGGCGGCGCTCTGGGCGCTGGGGGCCGCAGGGGTTGCGGCGCTACGCATTGGAGCCTTCAACATCCAGAGCTTTGCTGACAACAAAGCGTTGGACCCATCCTGCGGCAGCATCATAGCACAGGTGagccgggcgggggcggggctgcAGCTGGGCTCCCCGGGCGAGCCGGCCTCGGCCTCGGCCTCGCAGGGTTCAACACAGCAGGCGGTTCCTCCCACAGATCCTGTCTGGCTACGACATCACGCTGGTGCAGGAGGTGCGCGACCCGGACCTGAGCGCGGTACTCGCGCTCATGGAGCAAATTAACAGGTGCGGCAGGCAGGGCCCGGCGGCGACCCTTGACTGCAGTCACTGGCTCGGAGCCTTGAACCAGAGCCTGGCGCATCTCTCCACAGCGTTTCCGAGCACGAGTACAGCTTCGTGAGCAGCAAGCCGCTCGGTCGGGACCAGTATAAGGAAATGTACCTGTTTGTCTATAGGTGAGGGGTCAGCTGCAGGGAGGGGGATGCGTCGGGCTGAGAGGATGGGCTCAGCAGACCACTTGTCTTCTGTTCCCAGGAAAGACTCTGTGTCGGTCGTGGACACATATCAGTATCCAGACCCTGAGGACGCCTTCAGTCGGGAGCCCTTCGTGGTCAAGTTTTCGGTCCCCCACTCAGGTGAGGCTGGCCCCGCCCTTCCCCAGCTCGCCCCGCCCCCCCAGCTCGCCCCGCCCCTCACACCGCCCCTGCTCCCACAGCCGCTAAGGAGCTGGTGCTGATCCCACTGCACGCCGCGCCTCACCAGGCGGTGGCTGAGATCGATGCTCTCTACGATGTGTACCTGGACGTGATCGACAAGTGGGGCACCGATGTAAGCCCCCCACCCCGGGGTCCCACAAGAGCGCTGAGGGTCTGGGCAGTGAGTGAGAATGGCTCAGACGTGCTCCTTGGCGCCCTCAGGACATGCTATTCCTGGGCGACTTCAACGCCGATTGCAACTACGTGCGGGCGCAGGACTGGTCGGCCATCCGCCTGCGCAGCAGTGAAGTCTTCAAGTGGCTCATCCCCGACAGCGCTGACACCACGGTGGGGAACTCGGACTGTGCCTACGACCGCATTGTGGTGTGTGGCGCCCGCCTGCGCAAGAGTCTGAAGCCCCAGTCGGCCACTGTGCACAACTTTCAGGAGGAATTCGGCCTGGACCAGGCCCAGGTGAGTGCGGCTTGTGCAGCAGCACCCAGTTCTGGGGGCCTGGACCACGCTAGGCCAGGCAGGTAAGCAGGAGCTAATGGATTACTGTGGCTTCCCTGCTGACAGCTCACACCCGATCCCCAGGCAGCGAGCGTGCTTACAGCTAAGGATGTCCAGAGCTTCAGTCCCCACCGGGAAGGGACCTTGTGCCTGTTCAGGCCTCCTCTCTCTCACTGGAGGCATTGCAGACTCCCTGCACCCTGGCCCCTTTCTAGGTGGGGGCAGGAAGAACACTCAGCCTTGTAGAATCGCTGAGGCTCCATTCCCTCTTCTTCCAGGCTCTTGCCATCAGTGACCATTTTCCTGTGGAGGTGACCCTCAAATCTCACTGACAGCCAAAGCTTGGCCAGAGCCTGACACTTGCAGATGGGCCATAAGGAAAAGCCCCATCATTAATAAGATCTTTGCGGGAGGGGGGCAGGTCCTTCCTGCCCCCAAGTGAGGATGTGGAGGCAGCTGTGTGTACGAATGGCTATGGACACATTACAGGATTACTTGGAGCCTCATTTTCCCTATCTGTAAGATGGGGTGCCACCACCTACCTCATGGGGTTGTTGTGAGGAGTACCCATGAAGGACACTTGGCATAGCACCTGCCACACACCTGTGCATATTTAATAAACAAGCTGCTCTCAGGACCACACACAGGTTGGCTCCAAGGCCTCTGTCCTGAGGACCGGCCCTTCTGGGGTGCAAGCCTTGGTCCAGGGCATCCTCGTTCCCGGCCCCCTTACAGGAACAGCCTGGCTTGCACGCCTCATGTCCTGGTGGGAACTGGCTGCCTCCAGACAATGCCAGCCCACGAGACAGCTCAGTGAAGctccctgtccttccttcctttgtgcaAACAGCAAATGCTTCCAAGAACCTGCACCCTGAGTACAGCTGATGGGGGTGGGTGGTTAATGGCTTTCTGGGCTCTGATGTTTCATGACAGACTGATGCCCATTTTGCTGTGAGGGAGCCTCAAACATTCATCTGAGTAAAAAGATGTCTCACCCAGACTACAAGGGGAGCCCCTTGGCTCTAGGCTATGTCCTTCTTAGAGACTGCACTTTGCCCTCAGTTGTGCCTTCCTGCAGTTTCCTCCTTGAAGGCTGGGCTGCGCAAGGACATGGAGGATGGGGGCTTTGTGGCCAGGCAGGTGAGCTATCATCTTAGGAGCAGGAATAAGCAGCTTCATGGACACAGGGTTTCTGGTTTTTGAAACATCTCATTTTTAGCAAGATTTGGGGACTGACCTAAACTATATGGGAGGAAAGACCTTTGTTTAGAGGGTTcagatatttgggtttttttttcagtgctggggattgatctcaggacctTGAACATGTTAGGCAGTGTTCAGTGGAGCTGCAACCCAGCCTGTAAGTTCAGTTTTCGAAATCTTTGTAGAGTACAATTCAGGGTCTTGGCAAGATTAACATGCCTCAGAACAAGCAATGCTTCTGTCACCCCACAAGTTCCCCAAGTTCCTCAAAGACTGTACACTCCCTTCACCTGAATGACAAAGTGTAGTGGCCAAAAGGCTTCTCTGCAGGGGACCTGTGGGTCACTGGATTCTGAAACTGCCTGGTCTGAAAGGCATCCAGTTAGCAGGCAGCAACAGTGTAAGGATGGGACAACTCCTTTACTCACAATTCTGTTTTGGGAAAGAGGACACCTGACCTTATAGAGGCCTTCCTGGCATTCATTTCCAAAGCTCAGACACTGCCCTCCCAGCAGTGACAGGACCCTTCCATCTAAGAACAGGAAAACAAAGAGCTGAGAACTTTAAAGTTGAAAAATACCTTGTTTAAGATCCCCTTGGAATCAACAGGCCCCCAGAGGGTACAGGTGGCCGAAAACCTATGTGGCATGTGCCTTAGCCTTTCTTCTGCTTGAGCTTTTCTAAATACATGCACAGGGACTTCTGGATGGAGTCTCTGGAGATGAAGCTGACGAAGTGTTGGATGTCGGCCTCGCGCT is from Castor canadensis chromosome 17, mCasCan1.hap1v2, whole genome shotgun sequence and encodes:
- the E4f1 gene encoding transcription factor E4F1 isoform X2 — encoded protein: MEGAMAVRVTAAHTAEARAEAGREAGEGGVAAAALAPGGFLGLPAPFGEEDEDDVHRCGRCQAEFTALEDFVQHKIQKACQRVPQEALPTTPTALLGQEVVPAAAGAEEPITVAHIVVETASLAADLSHASDLVDSGHIKEVIVAAEAEPGESEMAEAPRSPDQGLGLAEEGEQAQVKLLVNKEGRYVCMLCHKTFKTGSILKAHMVTHSSRKDHECKLCGASFRTKGSLIRHHRRHTDERPYKCAKCGKSFRESGALTRHLKSLTPCTEKLRFSMSKDVVVGKEDLPAGSGTSAVGTVTSSVTGEPMETSPVIHLVTDAKGTVIHEVHVQMQELPLGMKALAPEPPVPEELPCCSEGSRENLLHQAMQNSGIVLERVTGEEGALESAPPCGSSPQPLGDGPPELPLLEVEQMETVASEASVVPRIHPCPQCSETFPTAATLEAHKRGHAGPRPFPCTQCGKAFPKAYLLKKHQEVHVHERRFRCGDCGKLYKTIAHVRGHRRVHSDERPFPCPQCGKRYKTKNAQQVHFRTHLEEKPHVCQFCNRGFREKGSLVRHVRHHTGEKPFKCYKCGRGFAEHGTLNRHLRTKGGCLLEVEELLVSEESPSAAATVLAEDPHTVLVEFSSVVADTQEYIIEATADDAETSEATEIIEGTQTEVDSHIMKVVQQIVHQASAGHQIIVQNVTMDQEAALGPEAAAADTITIATPESLTEQVAMTLASAISEGTVLATRTGANGTEQATVTMVSSEDIEILEHGGELVIASPEGQLEVQTVIV
- the E4f1 gene encoding transcription factor E4F1 isoform X1 yields the protein MEGAMAVRVTAAHTAEARAEAGREAGEGGVAAAALAPGGFLGLPAPFGEEDEDDVHRCGRCQAEFTALEDFVQHKIQKACQRVPQEALPTTPTALLGQEVVPAAAGAEEPITVAHIVVETASLAADLSHASDLVDSGHIKEVIVAAEAEPGESEMAEAPRSPDQGLGLAEEGEQAQVKLLVNKEGRYVCMLCHKTFKTGSILKAHMVTHSSRKDHECKLCGASFRTKGSLIRHHRRHTDERPYKCAKCGKSFRESGALTRHLKSLTPCTEKLRFSMSKDVVVGKEDLPAGSGTSAVGTVTSSVTGEPMETSPVIHLVTDAKGTVIHEVHVQMQELPLGMKALAPEPPVPEELPCCSEGSRENLLHQAMQNSGIVLERVTGEEGALESAPPCGSSPQPLGDGPPELPLLEVEQMETQVASEASVVPRIHPCPQCSETFPTAATLEAHKRGHAGPRPFPCTQCGKAFPKAYLLKKHQEVHVHERRFRCGDCGKLYKTIAHVRGHRRVHSDERPFPCPQCGKRYKTKNAQQVHFRTHLEEKPHVCQFCNRGFREKGSLVRHVRHHTGEKPFKCYKCGRGFAEHGTLNRHLRTKGGCLLEVEELLVSEESPSAAATVLAEDPHTVLVEFSSVVADTQEYIIEATADDAETSEATEIIEGTQTEVDSHIMKVVQQIVHQASAGHQIIVQNVTMDQEAALGPEAAAADTITIATPESLTEQVAMTLASAISEGTVLATRTGANGTEQATVTMVSSEDIEILEHGGELVIASPEGQLEVQTVIV
- the E4f1 gene encoding transcription factor E4F1 isoform X3, with the protein product MEGAMAVRVTAAHTAEARAEAGREAGEGGVAAAALAPGGFLGLPAPFDEDDVHRCGRCQAEFTALEDFVQHKIQKACQRVPQEALPTTPTALLGQEVVPAAAGAEEPITVAHIVVETASLAADLSHASDLVDSGHIKEVIVAAEAEPGESEMAEAPRSPDQGLGLAEEGEQAQVKLLVNKEGRYVCMLCHKTFKTGSILKAHMVTHSSRKDHECKLCGASFRTKGSLIRHHRRHTDERPYKCAKCGKSFRESGALTRHLKSLTPCTEKLRFSMSKDVVVGKEDLPAGSGTSAVGTVTSSVTGEPMETSPVIHLVTDAKGTVIHEVHVQMQELPLGMKALAPEPPVPEELPCCSEGSRENLLHQAMQNSGIVLERVTGEEGALESAPPCGSSPQPLGDGPPELPLLEVEQMETQVASEASVVPRIHPCPQCSETFPTAATLEAHKRGHAGPRPFPCTQCGKAFPKAYLLKKHQEVHVHERRFRCGDCGKLYKTIAHVRGHRRVHSDERPFPCPQCGKRYKTKNAQQVHFRTHLEEKPHVCQFCNRGFREKGSLVRHVRHHTGEKPFKCYKCGRGFAEHGTLNRHLRTKGGCLLEVEELLVSEESPSAAATVLAEDPHTVLVEFSSVVADTQEYIIEATADDAETSEATEIIEGTQTEVDSHIMKVVQQIVHQASAGHQIIVQNVTMDQEAALGPEAAAADTITIATPESLTEQVAMTLASAISEGTVLATRTGANGTEQATVTMVSSEDIEILEHGGELVIASPEGQLEVQTVIV
- the E4f1 gene encoding transcription factor E4F1 isoform X5, translated to MHPLGSEDEVSVLMAALHTGHIVGALVAPWSWNSGHIKEVIVAAEAEPGESEMAEAPRSPDQGLGLAEEGEQAQVKLLVNKEGRYVCMLCHKTFKTGSILKAHMVTHSSRKDHECKLCGASFRTKGSLIRHHRRHTDERPYKCAKCGKSFRESGALTRHLKSLTPCTEKLRFSMSKDVVVGKEDLPAGSGTSAVGTVTSSVTGEPMETSPVIHLVTDAKGTVIHEVHVQMQELPLGMKALAPEPPVPEELPCCSEGSRENLLHQAMQNSGIVLERVTGEEGALESAPPCGSSPQPLGDGPPELPLLEVEQMETQVASEASVVPRIHPCPQCSETFPTAATLEAHKRGHAGPRPFPCTQCGKAFPKAYLLKKHQEVHVHERRFRCGDCGKLYKTIAHVRGHRRVHSDERPFPCPQCGKRYKTKNAQQVHFRTHLEEKPHVCQFCNRGFREKGSLVRHVRHHTGEKPFKCYKCGRGFAEHGTLNRHLRTKGGCLLEVEELLVSEESPSAAATVLAEDPHTVLVEFSSVVADTQEYIIEATADDAETSEATEIIEGTQTEVDSHIMKVVQQIVHQASAGHQIIVQNVTMDQEAALGPEAAAADTITIATPESLTEQVAMTLASAISEGTVLATRTGANGTEQATVTMVSSEDIEILEHGGELVIASPEGQLEVQTVIV
- the Dnase1l2 gene encoding deoxyribonuclease-1-like 2 — its product is MGGPRALLAALWALGAAGVAALRIGAFNIQSFADNKALDPSCGSIIAQILSGYDITLVQEVRDPDLSAVLALMEQINSVSEHEYSFVSSKPLGRDQYKEMYLFVYRKDSVSVVDTYQYPDPEDAFSREPFVVKFSVPHSAAKELVLIPLHAAPHQAVAEIDALYDVYLDVIDKWGTDDMLFLGDFNADCNYVRAQDWSAIRLRSSEVFKWLIPDSADTTVGNSDCAYDRIVVCGARLRKSLKPQSATVHNFQEEFGLDQAQALAISDHFPVEVTLKSH
- the E4f1 gene encoding transcription factor E4F1 isoform X6; its protein translation is MAEAPRSPDQGLGLAEEGEQAQVKLLVNKEGRYVCMLCHKTFKTGSILKAHMVTHSSRKDHECKLCGASFRTKGSLIRHHRRHTDERPYKCAKCGKSFRESGALTRHLKSLTPCTEKLRFSMSKDVVVGKEDLPAGSGTSAVGTVTSSVTGEPMETSPVIHLVTDAKGTVIHEVHVQMQELPLGMKALAPEPPVPEELPCCSEGSRENLLHQAMQNSGIVLERVTGEEGALESAPPCGSSPQPLGDGPPELPLLEVEQMETQVASEASVVPRIHPCPQCSETFPTAATLEAHKRGHAGPRPFPCTQCGKAFPKAYLLKKHQEVHVHERRFRCGDCGKLYKTIAHVRGHRRVHSDERPFPCPQCGKRYKTKNAQQVHFRTHLEEKPHVCQFCNRGFREKGSLVRHVRHHTGEKPFKCYKCGRGFAEHGTLNRHLRTKGGCLLEVEELLVSEESPSAAATVLAEDPHTVLVEFSSVVADTQEYIIEATADDAETSEATEIIEGTQTEVDSHIMKVVQQIVHQASAGHQIIVQNVTMDQEAALGPEAAAADTITIATPESLTEQVAMTLASAISEGTVLATRTGANGTEQATVTMVSSEDIEILEHGGELVIASPEGQLEVQTVIV
- the E4f1 gene encoding transcription factor E4F1 isoform X4; this translates as MEGAMAVRVTAAHTAEARAEAGREAGEGGVAAAALAPGGFLGLPAPFGEEDEDDVHRCGRCQAEFTALEDFVQHKIQKACQRVPQEALPTTPTALLGQEVVPAAAGAEEPITVAHIVVETASLAADLSHASDLVDSGHIKEVIVAAEAEPGESEMAEAPRSPDQGLGLAEEGEQAQVKLLVNKEGRYVCMLCHKTFKTGSILKAHMVTHSSRKDHECKLCGASFRTKGSLIRHHRRHTDERPYKCAKCGKSFRESGALTRHLKSLTPCTEKLRFSMSKDVVVGKEDLPAGSGTSAVGTVTSSVTGEPMETSPVIHLVTDAKGTVIHEVHVQMQELPLGMKALAPEQVASEASVVPRIHPCPQCSETFPTAATLEAHKRGHAGPRPFPCTQCGKAFPKAYLLKKHQEVHVHERRFRCGDCGKLYKTIAHVRGHRRVHSDERPFPCPQCGKRYKTKNAQQVHFRTHLEEKPHVCQFCNRGFREKGSLVRHVRHHTGEKPFKCYKCGRGFAEHGTLNRHLRTKGGCLLEVEELLVSEESPSAAATVLAEDPHTVLVEFSSVVADTQEYIIEATADDAETSEATEIIEGTQTEVDSHIMKVVQQIVHQASAGHQIIVQNVTMDQEAALGPEAAAADTITIATPESLTEQVAMTLASAISEGTVLATRTGANGTEQATVTMVSSEDIEILEHGGELVIASPEGQLEVQTVIV